The genomic segment TCGTGGGCCTCGATATGGATGAAGATGCGTCGGTGGAGCGTCCAGTAGAGCCCGATGACCAGAAAGCTCAGTACGTAGCCGACGTACTCCTGGCTCTGCTCGAACACGAGGTCCGCGACGACAGAGGGCGGCGTGCCTGCCGGCACCTCCGGGACGGTGATCTCCAGGACGAGCAGCGTGATGGCGATGGCGATGACCCCGTCGGAGAGTGCGAGTAGGCGATCGGTCTCCTCGGATTCCCGCTGGAAAGGGATTGCCATAGATAACCTACGATTTCCAACTATAAGGGACTACGCGAGGGGGTGAGCGGTGGCGGGAAGCGGCGCTCGTTGCGCGACAGGACCGCGGTGGCCACGGGACGAGAACTCCTGATTCGCGTCGCGACTTCTCAGTCGGCGTCTGCCGGCGTATCGAAGTCGTGGAAGTGCTCACCTTTCTCCTTCGAGAGGATATTGAGGGCAGCAGCAGCCCCGTCACCGGCGGAGATGATCGCCTGCCACTCCTCGGAACGGACCATCGCGCCGGTCGCGTAGGCGTTCTCGACGCTCGTCTCCATCGTCACGTCGACATCGACGACGCCGTCCTCGGTAACCGCACAGCCCAGTTCCCCGGCGAGGTCACGATTTGCACCGGTTGCGAGGACGATGTAATCGGCAGCACAGCCCATGTCGTCGGCGACGACGTGGAACTCCGAGCCGTCCTTGATTACGTCGGTGACTTCGTGGCCCTGGTTCAGTTCGACGCCGAACTCGTCTACCTGGTCACGAGCGACATCCAGGAAGGACTCACCGCCGATCGACTCGATTCCGAGATAGTTGAACAGGTGCGCCTTGTGCAGCCACGTCGCGTCCGTGTCGAACAGCGTGGTGTCGAGCCCGTTCTTCGCGGTGAACAGCGCCGCACTCAATCCCGCTGGTCCGCCGCCGATGATAACCACGTGTGGCATAGACCCACATAGGTCGGCTGGTCTCATAATTGTTCGCGGCCGGCACCACCGGTACCGGAAGATCGTCGTGTTCGGTTCCTAAGGGCGGAAAATAAGCGGTTGCGCTGTCTGCTACGCGAGGCTTCGGTGCCGAGATCGTGCGGGAAAAGTTGGGCCGCCGACAGAATCAACTCCGAAGAGGTAGTTAGAACGACTATGAGCGACCGAGACGACATCGCCTCGTTCACGGAGAAACTGATCAGCGTCTGTCGAACCATCGTCGGAGACGAACTCCGAAGTATCACCTACTTCACCGACGAGGATGTCCAGCAGGTGTACCTCCGTTCGGATCTGGACCGCACGGCCGACCTCGTCGGCTTTGCGGAGATCGAGCGGACCGGGTTCCGGGCGGACGAGAAATATCAGGGGACACAGCTCGGAGAGTACCAGGCGACGATCCGCATGTTCGAGAACGGTTACCTCACTCGCGTCGTGACGGACCACGCCGGCGTGTGGGTGACGACTGACAGCATCTCGATCGATCGGTTCGAGGAACTGTCTACGTCACTGAGAGCAGTCCTCCGCGAGCTGCGACGTGACGAACGCTGATCATTGGAACCCGGACACCGCTTCTCCGGACACAGCAACGTCCCGTCTGTGGACGTGGTAGCGTCGGTTACGCGACGCCGGGCACGAACGGTCAGATCGCCCCGATTGGCTCCAGTGGAGGATTTCGTTTCGGTCCGGGATCAGGCGGAGTTACGGGACGCCCGCGAGCACCACACACCTTGCGCGCGACCTGGGCAGGCGGCAGCCAACACGTAGAAGTTGACGGAGCGATTCGAGATGGGAAGGCTCCGACCGTCAGCGTAGCGCCCGCTGACAGACGGATAGACCACGCGAGACCGACGCGTTCGGCGAGCATCCCTCCCCCTCGGTTCGACCGAGGGATCAGCCCGCCTCGTGGCCCGTGGCGAGCCGCGAGTGACTGTCTGCGGTATGAGTACAAGGCGCAAGTAGTGAACAAATTTGTTCACATTTTGCTCAGATAGAAAACCTCGGAAAGAGGATGTCACAGTTTTTCCGCCTATTAGCCCCTCAAAAGACGTTTTGAATAATAGCTTAATAAATGATGAATGATCGCCTCGTGAACGTAGTTGAACAATAATGGACATAATTTATATACTAGGGCTATCCATGAGCATTTGCATGCAAGACAGCAACCATCGAACCCGAAGGCGGTTCATCA from the Haloarcula pelagica genome contains:
- a CDS encoding FAD-dependent oxidoreductase — its product is MPHVVIIGGGPAGLSAALFTAKNGLDTTLFDTDATWLHKAHLFNYLGIESIGGESFLDVARDQVDEFGVELNQGHEVTDVIKDGSEFHVVADDMGCAADYIVLATGANRDLAGELGCAVTEDGVVDVDVTMETSVENAYATGAMVRSEEWQAIISAGDGAAAALNILSKEKGEHFHDFDTPADAD
- a CDS encoding DUF7522 family protein; protein product: MSDRDDIASFTEKLISVCRTIVGDELRSITYFTDEDVQQVYLRSDLDRTADLVGFAEIERTGFRADEKYQGTQLGEYQATIRMFENGYLTRVVTDHAGVWVTTDSISIDRFEELSTSLRAVLRELRRDER